Proteins from a genomic interval of Odontesthes bonariensis isolate fOdoBon6 chromosome 7, fOdoBon6.hap1, whole genome shotgun sequence:
- the cib1 gene encoding calcium and integrin-binding protein 1 gives MGTTASQLGKDLLSEYQELTFLTKQEILLAHKRFTELLSKEEKDIPNARVPMDTILTLPELKANPFKKRICCVFSTSEHKDGSLTFEDFLDLLSAFSDSATLEIKSHYAFRIFDFDDDGTLDFGDLEKLVNCLTGETEETRLSTEEMRQLINNILEESDIDKDGTVNLSEFQHVISRSPDFVSSFKIVL, from the exons ATGGGAACTACGGCCAGTCAACTCGGAAAGGATCTGCTGTCAGAATACCAG GAGCTGACCTTCCTGACAAAACAAGAAATTCTTCT CGCTCACAAGAGATTCACAGAACTGCTCTCTAAAGAGGAGAAAGATATTCCAAATGCCAGAGTACCAATGGACACGATTCTTACTCTGCCTGAGCTTAAG GCCAACCCTTTCAAGAAAAGAATCTGCTGTGTGTTCTCAACATCTGAACATAAAGATGGAAGCCTCACATTTGAAGACTTCTTGGATCTTTTGAGTGCCTTCAGCGACTCTGCTACTCTGGAGATCAAATCCCACTATGCATTTCGTATTTTTG ACTTTGATGATGATGGAACCCTTGACTTCGGCGATCTGGAAAAGCTGGTTAACTGCTTGACTGGTGAGACGGAAGAAACGAGACTAAGTACCGAAGAGATGAGACAGCTCATCAACAAT ATTCTCGAAGAGTCAGACATCGACAAGGATGGGACTGTGAACCTCTCCGAGTTTCAGCATGTCATTTCAAGATCACCAGACTTTGTCAG ttcTTTCAAGATTGTGCTGTGA
- the rccd1 gene encoding RCC1 domain-containing protein 1 isoform X2: MRWFGFGFNAFGQICVQEILDTDEKRDAIEEVKVSSPTELKSHVDKSGCCFKTGQIRASWSRRASLHLDGDRCVHLAGFGSSADESCRACVAESRGCTDAHVSESHLSVAFPDRIEHWDLQRKDKTPSWTMEINTHSESSAAAVKLPLVPGGYIASKPPFFRSLSPLLQAKSLTLGGEHAVLLTAAGAVYTWGQGSHGQLGHGGLLSEEEPRIVEALWGMPMSSVAAGGWHSVCISDGGDLYVWGWNESGQLGLPSRGLRKASQQRSGQQAGELCQDVGTSGEELHQGEKHEEVFISIQAFPALLDVTPSCELRAVGCGSRHTAAVTTTGDLYTWGWGEYGQLGHQTLNSLDEPQRVEFFRVEQLHVVGVECGHWNTFAAVVQRGSTCT, from the exons ATGCGCTGGTTCGGATTTGGCTTCAACGCTTTCGGACAAATATGTGTCCAGGAGATATTAGATACAGACGAAAAAAGAGACGCTATCGAGGAAGTCAAAGTGAGCAGTCCAACAGAGCTGAAGAGTCATGTGGACAAAAGTGGCTGCTGCTTTAAGACGGGTCAAATCAGAGCAAGTTGGAGTCGAAGAGCATCTTTGCATTTAGATG GGGACAGATGCGTCCATCTGGCAGGTTTTGGATCGTCCGCCGATGAGTCCTGCAGGGCCTGTGTGGCAGAGAGCCGTGGCTGTACAGATGCGCATGTCAGTGAATCGCACCTTTCAGTCGCTTTCCCAGACAGGATTGAACACTGGGATCTGCAGAGGAAGGATAAAACTCCATCATGGACTATGGAGATCAATACCCACTCAGAGAGTTCTG cagcagctgtgaaATTGCCACTGGTCCCAGGCGGTTACATAGCCTCAAAACCTCCCTTCTTCCGCTCTTTGTCACCTCTCTTGCAAGCCAAGAGCCTGACACTGGGTGGCGAGCATGCCGTccttctcactgctgctggagcTGTCTACACCTGGGGGCAAGGCAG CCATGGTCAGTTGGGGCACGGAGGACTCCTCTCTGAGGAGGAGCCCAGGATAGTGGAGGCGCTCTGGGGGATGCCTATGAGCTCTGTGGCTGCAGGAGGCTGGCACTCTGTCTGCATTAGtg ATGGAGGAGATCTCTATGTGTGGGGCTGGAATGAGAGCGGCCAGCTTGGACTTCCATCTCGAGGTCTGAGGAAAGCTTCACAACAGAGAAGTGGCCAACAAGCAG GAGAATTGTGCCAAGATGTCGGCACATCTGGTGAGGAGCTACATCAGGGAGAGAAACATGAAGAAGTGTTCATTTCAATCCAGGCCTTCCCGGCTCTGCTGGATGTCACTCCGTCGTGTGAACTCAGAGCAGTCGGCTGTGGCTCGCGTCATACAGCTGCAGTAACGA CCACAGGTGATCTCTACACTTGGGGGTGGG GCGAATATGGCCAACTTGGACATCAAACACTTAACAGTTTAGATGAGCCTCAGCGTGTGGAGTTTTTCAGGGTGGAGCAGTTGCATGTGGTGGGTGTGGAGTGTGGACACTGGAACACCTTTGCTGCAGTTGTCCAAAGAGGAAGTACTTGCACCTAA
- the rccd1 gene encoding RCC1 domain-containing protein 1 isoform X1 has translation MRWFGFGFNAFGQICVQEILDTDEKRDAIEEVKVSSPTELKSHVDKSGCCFKTGQIRASWSRRASLHLDGDRCVHLAGFGSSADESCRACVAESRGCTDAHVSESHLSVAFPDRIEHWDLQRKDKTPSWTMEINTHSESSAAAAVKLPLVPGGYIASKPPFFRSLSPLLQAKSLTLGGEHAVLLTAAGAVYTWGQGSHGQLGHGGLLSEEEPRIVEALWGMPMSSVAAGGWHSVCISDGGDLYVWGWNESGQLGLPSRGLRKASQQRSGQQAGELCQDVGTSGEELHQGEKHEEVFISIQAFPALLDVTPSCELRAVGCGSRHTAAVTTTGDLYTWGWGEYGQLGHQTLNSLDEPQRVEFFRVEQLHVVGVECGHWNTFAAVVQRGSTCT, from the exons ATGCGCTGGTTCGGATTTGGCTTCAACGCTTTCGGACAAATATGTGTCCAGGAGATATTAGATACAGACGAAAAAAGAGACGCTATCGAGGAAGTCAAAGTGAGCAGTCCAACAGAGCTGAAGAGTCATGTGGACAAAAGTGGCTGCTGCTTTAAGACGGGTCAAATCAGAGCAAGTTGGAGTCGAAGAGCATCTTTGCATTTAGATG GGGACAGATGCGTCCATCTGGCAGGTTTTGGATCGTCCGCCGATGAGTCCTGCAGGGCCTGTGTGGCAGAGAGCCGTGGCTGTACAGATGCGCATGTCAGTGAATCGCACCTTTCAGTCGCTTTCCCAGACAGGATTGAACACTGGGATCTGCAGAGGAAGGATAAAACTCCATCATGGACTATGGAGATCAATACCCACTCAGAGAGTTCTG cagcagcagctgtgaaATTGCCACTGGTCCCAGGCGGTTACATAGCCTCAAAACCTCCCTTCTTCCGCTCTTTGTCACCTCTCTTGCAAGCCAAGAGCCTGACACTGGGTGGCGAGCATGCCGTccttctcactgctgctggagcTGTCTACACCTGGGGGCAAGGCAG CCATGGTCAGTTGGGGCACGGAGGACTCCTCTCTGAGGAGGAGCCCAGGATAGTGGAGGCGCTCTGGGGGATGCCTATGAGCTCTGTGGCTGCAGGAGGCTGGCACTCTGTCTGCATTAGtg ATGGAGGAGATCTCTATGTGTGGGGCTGGAATGAGAGCGGCCAGCTTGGACTTCCATCTCGAGGTCTGAGGAAAGCTTCACAACAGAGAAGTGGCCAACAAGCAG GAGAATTGTGCCAAGATGTCGGCACATCTGGTGAGGAGCTACATCAGGGAGAGAAACATGAAGAAGTGTTCATTTCAATCCAGGCCTTCCCGGCTCTGCTGGATGTCACTCCGTCGTGTGAACTCAGAGCAGTCGGCTGTGGCTCGCGTCATACAGCTGCAGTAACGA CCACAGGTGATCTCTACACTTGGGGGTGGG GCGAATATGGCCAACTTGGACATCAAACACTTAACAGTTTAGATGAGCCTCAGCGTGTGGAGTTTTTCAGGGTGGAGCAGTTGCATGTGGTGGGTGTGGAGTGTGGACACTGGAACACCTTTGCTGCAGTTGTCCAAAGAGGAAGTACTTGCACCTAA
- the unc45a gene encoding protein unc-45 homolog A: MSGNQKEKDFAALKEEGNTLFKAGDMQGAVCCYTKALKLTESQVDSAVLYRNRSACYLKLEDYSKAETDASKALDTDQGDVKARFRRAQAFQKLGRLDQAFLDAQRCAQLEPKNRAFQDLLRQLGAQIQQKSAQMNSTDARVQQMFSLLLDASAKDSDRQKAAQNLVVLSREEAGAEQIFRNDGVKLIQKLLQLKQEDVVLSAIRTLVGLCTGHQSRTMAIVNELGMDQLCTVMGSGASTVSLAACHLLQVMFEALTEGMKREIRGKDEAILPEPSKELRSMLRHLLEMMPSSNVSGPGRDSAINLLVKQVPRKSLKNPDNTLTLWVIDQGLKKILQVAGTVPELSEGPPLTDNSHMSCSVLLSKLYDDLKSDKERENFTKLCEEYIQEHFSQLGLGAKLRAIQTVSVLLQGPSDVGNRTLEMSGMMDAVISLCASEDVIHQQVAVEALIHAAGKAKRASFITANGVALLKDLYKKSENDRIRVRALVGLCKLGSAGGTDFSMKQFAEGSTLKLAKQCRKWLCNESLPPTSRRWSVEGLAYLTFDADVKEDLVEDKNALQGMFELAKSEDKTVLFAVGSTLVNCTNSYDVEKPDPQMVELAKYAKQHVPEEHPKDAPSHVEKRLVKLLEAGVVSALVCMVKQESPALTEACKECIARVFLALVERQEDRGTVVAHGGGKALIPLATENTDVGKVKASQALAKIAITSNPEIAFPGERIYEVVRPLVHLLSLECTLLQNFEALMALTNLAGISERLRQKIIMEKAMPKIEGYMFEEHDLVRASATECMCNLVLSTEVQKLYLATGNDRLKLLVLYSGEEDERLRRAAAGTLAMLTAEQPELCARIPGTTSHWLEIVQALLLSEIYDLRHRGVVIVHNMMQAEKSLAETLMESEALEILSVLSKGGEGTSAHVSKVAQNCLDKAVEYGIIKSGERKEKSNGTET, translated from the exons ATGAGTGGGaatcaaaaagaaaag GACTTTGCAGCCCTGAAGGAGGAGGGAAACACTCTTTTCAAGGCAGGAGACATGCAGGGCGCTGTCTGCTGTTACACCAAAGCACTGAAGCTAACTGAGAGCCAGGTAGACAGTGCTGTTCTGTACCGAAACCGCTCTGCCTGCTACCTTAAACTGGAGGACTACAGCAAAGCAGAGACTGATGCCTCCAAAG CACTCGACACAGACCAAGGTGACGTGAAAGCAAGGTTTCGGAGGGCCCAGGCTTTTCAGAAGCTTGGGCGGCTTGACCAGGCCTTTCTGGATGCTCAGAGATGTGCCCAGCTGGAGCCCAAAAACAGAGCTTTCCAGGACCTACTCAGACAACTGGGAGCACAGATTCAGCAAAAA TCGGCACAGATGAACTCCACAGATGCCCGGGTGCAGCAAATGTTCTCCCTCCTCTTAGATGCTTCAGCGAAAGACTCAGATCGACAGAAG GCAGCTCAGAATCTAGTGGTTCTATCTCGAGAGGAGGCAGGAGCGGAGCAGATCTTTCGCAACGATGGAGTGAAGCTAATACAGAAGCTTCTCCAGTTGAAGCAAGAGGATGTTGTCCTTTCAGCTATCAGGACATTAGTGGGGTTGTGCACAGGACATCAGTCAAGA ACTATGGCTATAGTGAATGAGCTGGGAATGGACCAGCTGTGTACGGTAATGGGGTCGGGAGCCTCCACTGTGTCTCTGGCTGCCTGCCACCTACTGCAGGTGATGTTTGAGGCTCTTACAGAGGGCatgaaaagagagattagagggAAGGATGAAGCTATTCTTCCTG AACCATCCAAGGAGCTACGCTCAATGTTACGGCACCTTTTGGAAATGATGCCATCATCTAATGTGTCGGGGCCAGGCAGAGACAGCGCCATCAACCTCCTGGTCAAACAAGTCCCCCGCAAGTCCTTGAAAAACCCTGACAACACCCTCACGTTATGGGTGATAGACCAGG GGCTGAAGAAAATCCTGCAGGTGGCCGGGACTGTTCCTGAGCTCTCAGAGGGTCCACCTCTTACGGACAACAGTCACATGAGCTGCTCTGTGTTGCTCAGCAAACTCTATGATGACTTGAAGAGTGACAAAGAGAGGGAGAACTTCACCAAACTTTGTGAAGAATATATTCA GGAACACTTTAGCCAACTTGGCCTAGGCGCGAAGCTGCGGGCCATCCAGACAGTCTCGGTGCTCCTTCAGGGCCCGAGCGATGTGGGCAACAGAACTCTGGAAATGTCAGGCATGATGGATGCTGTGATCTCTCTCTGTGCCTCCGAAGATGTAATTCACCAGCAGGTCGCGGTGGAGGCTCTCATCCATGCTGCAGGCAAAGCCAAGAGAGCCTCCTTCATCACAGCCAACGGCGTGGCCCTTCTGAAGGACCTCTACAAGAAGAGCGAGAATGACAGGATACGTGTAAGAGCTCTCGTG GGTTTGTGCAAGCTTGGATCAGCAGGAGGGACAGATTTCAGTATGAAGCAGTTTGCAGAGGGATCCACTCTGAAGCTCGCCAAGCAGTGCAGGAA GTGGCTGTGTAATGAGTCTCTGCCCCCAACCTCACGCCGCTGGTCTGTGGAAGGTCTCGCCTACCTCACCTTTGATGCTGACGTGAAGGAAGACTTGGTGGAAGACAAGAATGCTCTCCAGGGCATGTTTGAACTGGCAAAG TCTGAAGATAAAACGGTTCTCTTTGCTGTGGGCTCGACATTAGTGAACTGCACAAACAGCTATGATGTGGAGAAACCAGACCCGCAAATGGTGGAGCTGGCCAAGTATGCAAAGCAGCACGTGCCTGAGGAACATCCaaag GATGCACCTTCTCATGTTGAGAAAAGGCTGGTTAAGCTACTGGAAGCTGGTGTTGTGTCTGCGCTGGTGTGTATGGTCAAACAGGAGAGTCCTGCACTCACTGAGGCTTGTAAGGAATGCATTGCGAG AGTGTTCTTGGCTTTGGTGGAACGGCAGGAAGACAGAGGAACAGTGGTGGCCCACGGTGGAGGAAAG GCTTTGATCCCCCTTGCAACTGAAAACACAGATGTAGGAAAAGTCAAAGCTTCACAAGCCCTGGCAAAAATAGCAATTACATCTAATCCTGAGATTGCCTTTCCAGGAGAGAGG ATCTATGAGGTGGTGCGACCACTGGTGCACCTTTTGAGTCTTGAGTGCACGTTGCTGCAGAACTTCGAAGCACTAATGGCTCTGACCAACTTGGCTGGCATCAGCGAGAGACTCAG aCAAAAGATAATAATGGAAAAAGCTATGCCAAAAATTGAGGGCTACATGTTTGAAGAACACGACCTGGTTAGAGCATCTGCCACAGAGTGCATGTGTAATTTGGTTTTAAGTACAGAG GTGCAGAAGCTTTACCTGGCCACAGGGAACGATCGGCTGAAGCTGCTCGTGCTTTACAGCGGTGAAGAGGACGAAAGGCTCCGGAGAGCTGCTGCAGGAACTCTGGCCATGCTGACGGCCGAACAGCCTGAGCTCTGTGCCCGCATCCCAGGAACT ACGAGCCATTGGTTGGAGATTGTGCAGGCTCTGCTGCTCAGTGAAATATACGACCTACGTCATCGCGGAGTGGTCATAGTTCACAACATGATGCAGGCAGAGAAAAGTCTGGCTGAGACACTCATGGAGAGCGAAGCTCTGGAGAttctttctgtcctctcaaaggGGGGAGAGGGCACTTCAGCTCATGTGTCCAAGGTTGCCCAGAACTGTCTGGATAAAGCAGTAGAGTACGGCATCATCAAAAGcggggaaagaaaggaaaagagcaATGGAACTGAAACCTGA